One Lepus europaeus isolate LE1 chromosome X, mLepTim1.pri, whole genome shotgun sequence genomic window carries:
- the LOC133752595 gene encoding meiosis-specific coiled-coil domain-containing protein MEIOC-like: MEVRDGETCPPRLPAGLREGPDSEDNVDLRQTYTPLSSTEYSNSVDSSLFYAPWSTYGDDIKQSSNSQINVKNRIQTERNDYGSETDLYGLVSNILEEQDKSQPYFAEGTCSSNLKSVWPMNTSRFADHHDLLTETKRPIDTAISQQAFYSGESVSAVEKQYLHNSNLTPQQKIDELYHGFTGLDLEEQWMYPSRSDHSNCYNIQTNDTAKTTFQEYPFIKNCFTPQTGLSDIMKESVVDTYPYGREKIRAKGLEAPLQQKRAEMFLSQFNRYNENADYCRYPEYAHPNKAKLNQCSNFSVQDSTKLANSNTPETPNVEADTYTKLFQVKPANQKKMEETIPDQQNFTFPKTTPHLTEKQFAKEAAFAADFGLKPEYVLKPHTACPTNDFANVTEKQQFAKPDPPNSEYFKSVNLLSNSAASSGGINLNRPTWMNVQTKNNTPIPYRNQGNLMKLNSHLNAASKGSNHSSDFPQLSSTNLTPNSNLFQKYCQENPSAFSSFDLSYNGAERIQSVNHMEGLTKTGEENLFESVTDKKIKQPNGFCDSYSAQQYGIIENVNKHNFQAKPQSGHYDPEEGPKHLDGLSQNTYQDLLESQGHFNSHRQGSGDSNINSRVGRTQASCFSNNYMMGDLRHNQCFQQLGSNGFPLRATHPFGHSVVPLLDSYDLFSYDDLSHLYPYFNDMMYGDNSFSGFVPTFGFQRPIKTRSGPASELHVRLEECYEQWRALEKERKKTELALAKNYPGKKVSSTNNTPIPRLTSNPSRVDRLIVDELREQARVVTLLGKMERLRSSPLHANISTALDRHLESIHIVQSRRKDEIVNASNWQRQGVPRCQDDRDVFALASAIKEMCVATRKARTTLWCALQMTLPKTASTAGQADMEKALQDIINCEDKIHESISSSNPMSQRGETNIKEMPAQRRKS, translated from the coding sequence ATGGAGGTGAGAGACGGGGAGACCTGCCCGCCCCGGCTCCCCGCCGGCCTGAGGGAGGGACCTGATAGTGAAGACAATGTAGACCTAAGGCAGACCTACACTCCACTTTCCTCAACAGAATATTCAAATTCTGTAGATTCTTCACTTTTCTATGCACCGTGGTCTACTTATGGAGATGATATTAAGCAATCTTCTAATTCTCAGATCAATGTAAAGAACAGGAttcaaactgaaagaaatgaCTATGGCAGTGAAACAGACTTATATGGACTTGTGTCCAACATTTTGGAAGAACAAGATAAATCACAGCCATATTTTGCTGAAGGGACCTGCTCCTCCAACTTAAAGTCAGTTTGGCCAATGAACACAAGCAGATTTGCAGATCACCATGACCtcttaacagaaaccaaaaggccAATAGATACAGCCATCTCTCAGCAAGCTTTTTATAGTGGTGAATCTGTGTCAGCAGTGGAGAAGCAGTATCTGCATAATAGCAATCTCACACCACAACAAAAAATAGATGAACTTTATCATGGATTTACTGGTTTAGACCTTGAAGAACAATGGATGTACCCATCACGAAGTGATCATTCTAACTGTTACAATATCCAGACAAATGATACAGCTAAGACAACATTCCAGGAATATCCATTTATCAAAAACTGTTTTACACCACAGACTGGTCTGTCTGATATCATGAAAGAATCAGTTGTTGATACTTACCCTTATGGAAGAGAAAAAATACGTGCTAAAGGTCTTGAAGCACCATTACAGCAAAAAAGAGCAGAGATGTTTCTTTCCCAATTTAACAGATATAATGAAAATGCAGATTATTGTAGATACCCAGAATATGCTCATCCTAATAAGGCTAAACTTAATCAGTGTTCAAATTTTAGTGTCCAAGATAGTACAAAATTAGCCAATAGCAATACACCTGAAACACCAAATGTAGAAGCAGACACGTACACAAAGTTATTTCAGGTTAAACcagcaaatcagaaaaaaatggaggAGACAATACCTGACCAACAGAATTTCACATTTCCAAAAACTACACCACACCTGACAGAAAAACAGTTTGCAAAAGAAGCAGCATTTGCTGCCGATTTTGGCTTAAAACCAGAATATGTACTAAAACCTCACACAGCTTGTCCAACTAATGATTTTGCAAATGTCACAGAAAAGCAACAGTTTGCTAAACCTGATCCCCCAAATTCTGAGTATTTTAAATCAGTGAATTTATTATCAAACTCAGCAGCATCTTCAGGAGGTATCAACTTAAACAGACCAACATGGATGAATgttcaaacaaaaaacaacactcCTATTCCTTATCGAAATCAAGGTAACTTGATGAAATTAAATAGTCATTTAAATGCAGCTTCAAAGGGTTCTAACCATTCTTCAGATTTCCCCCAACTATCATCCACAAATTTAACCCCAAATAgcaatttatttcagaaatattgcCAAGAAAATCCCTCAGCATTTTCCAGTTTTGATCTCAGTTACAATGGTGCAGAAAGAATCCAATCTGTCAATCATATGGAAGGACTGACAAAAACTGGAGAAGAAAATCTCTTTGAATCGGttactgataaaaaaataaagcagccaAATGGATTTTGTGATAGCTATTCAGCTCAGCAGTATGGGAtcattgaaaatgtaaacaaacataaTTTTCAAGCCAAGCCCCAGAGTGGACATTATGATCCTGAGGAAGGTCCAAAGCATTTAGATGGCTTATCTCAAAACACGTATCAAGATCTGCTGGAGTCACAGGGTCATTTTAATAGCCACAGACAAGGAAGTGGAGATAGCAATATTAATAGCCGTGTGGGTCGCACACAGGCATCATGCTTTTCTAATAATTATATGATGGGAGACTTAAGGCATAATCAGTGTTTTCAACAACTTGGTTCAAATGGGTTTCCCCTAAGAGCTACTCACCCATTTGGCCATTCAGTTGTTCCACTGTTGGATTCCTATGATTTGTTTTCTTATGATGACTTAAGCCATTTATACCCTTATTTTAATGATATGATGTATGGTGATAATTCCTTTTCTGGTTTCGTACCAACTTTTGGATTTCAAAGACCAATTAAAACCCGTAGTGGACCAGCCAGTGAACTTCATGTTCGTCTAGAAGAATGCTATGAACAATGGAGAGCattagaaaaggagaggaaaaagacTGAATTAGCCCTTGCCAAGAATTATCCAGGAAAAAAAGTATCCAGCACTAACAATACTCCAATTCCAAGGCTGACCTCTAACCCATCTAGAGTTGATCGCTTAATTGTGGATGAACTTCGAGAACAAGCCAGAGTTGTGACTTTGCTAGGCAAAATGGAACGTCTCCGAAGCTCTCCTCTTCATGCTAATATCTCTACTGCTCTTGATAGACACTTGGAATCCATTCACATTGTACAGTCACGTCGAAAGGATGAAATTGTTAATGCATCAAATTGGCAAAGGCAGGGAGTTCCTAGATGCCAAGATGACAGAGATGTTTTTGCCCTTGCTTCAGCAATTAAAGAGATGTGTGTGGCAACGAGGAAAGCACGCACTACTCTGTGGTGTGCACTGCAAATGACtttgcccaaaacagccagtACAGCTGGTCAAGCAGACATGGAAAAGGCTTTGCAAGATATCATAAACTGCGAAGATAAAATCCATGAAAGTATAAGTAGTAGCAATCCAATGAGCCAGCGAGGTGAAACAAACATTAAGGAAATGCcagcacaaagaagaaaaagctgA